The Thermomicrobiales bacterium genome includes a region encoding these proteins:
- the ltaE gene encoding low-specificity L-threonine aldolase — MIDLRSDTVTKPTDAMRQAMANADVGDDQYGEDPTVDRLEALAAKLLGKEAAVFVASGTMGNLSALLAHCGRGDEIIMGDECHIFWYESGGAAALGGMPFSLVPNMANGELDLDVVRQRIRAKRAGYPPTGVICIENTQNRCGGTIMPIEHLAELRAIADESGVPIHMDGARIFNAAAGSDTPVERIASYADTVQFCLSKGLAAPVGSIVAGSAEFIERARGARKILGGAMRQSGVIAAAGVVALDSMIDRLPDDHVRARRLAEALATIDGISIDLDAVQTNIVIFKTEPAINQLAFVEGMKANGILVSNYGTRGVRMVTHYQIDDAAIDAAIAAATAVMSGQAVAA; from the coding sequence GTGATCGACCTACGCAGTGACACGGTGACCAAGCCAACCGACGCAATGCGTCAGGCGATGGCGAATGCTGATGTTGGTGACGACCAGTATGGCGAGGATCCGACAGTCGATCGACTGGAAGCGCTCGCTGCAAAGCTACTTGGCAAAGAGGCAGCAGTTTTCGTCGCCAGCGGCACGATGGGCAACCTTTCGGCTCTCCTTGCTCATTGCGGGCGTGGCGATGAAATCATCATGGGCGATGAGTGCCATATCTTCTGGTACGAGTCGGGGGGCGCGGCCGCTCTCGGCGGCATGCCGTTCAGTCTCGTCCCGAACATGGCCAACGGAGAGCTCGACCTCGACGTGGTCCGACAACGTATCCGTGCCAAGCGCGCCGGCTATCCGCCCACTGGCGTTATCTGCATCGAAAACACGCAGAACCGCTGTGGCGGAACTATCATGCCGATCGAACATCTGGCGGAGCTGCGCGCGATCGCCGATGAAAGTGGCGTGCCGATTCATATGGACGGCGCGCGCATATTCAACGCGGCCGCCGGCAGCGATACCCCGGTTGAGCGGATCGCATCCTACGCTGACACGGTGCAGTTCTGCCTGTCGAAGGGGCTCGCGGCACCCGTAGGCTCTATCGTGGCCGGCTCAGCCGAGTTCATCGAGCGCGCGCGTGGCGCACGTAAGATCCTGGGTGGGGCAATGCGTCAGTCCGGCGTCATTGCGGCAGCCGGTGTCGTTGCACTCGACTCGATGATCGATCGCCTGCCGGACGATCACGTTCGCGCACGCCGTCTCGCTGAGGCGCTTGCGACAATCGACGGCATCAGCATCGACCTGGATGCCGTGCAAACGAACATCGTGATCTTCAAGACGGAACCGGCCATCAACCAGCTCGCGTTTGTCGAAGGCATGAAGGCGAACGGCATTCTGGTGTCGAATTACGGTACGCGTGGCGTGCGCATGGTCACTCACTATCAGATCGACGACGCGGCAATTGACGCTGCCATCGCCGCGGCAACAGCCGTCATGAGCGGTCAGGCTGTCGCCGCCTGA